A genomic segment from Streptosporangium roseum DSM 43021 encodes:
- the uraD gene encoding 2-oxo-4-hydroxy-4-carboxy-5-ureidoimidazoline decarboxylase has protein sequence MPNVNSAASAAGPAGFNALGAAEAEAELLACCASRAFARAVAARRPYPDLAGLTAAAGAAVRDLAWPDVQEALAAHPRIGEPPREGGRAAPPSPARIGEPPRDGGRAARETSWSRQEQSGVDTAGRTVLDGLAEGNRAYEERFGHVYLVCATGMTAEEMLSRLRERLRNDDATERDVVRAELARITCLRVAKLLGDAP, from the coding sequence ATGCCGAATGTGAATTCCGCGGCATCGGCGGCGGGGCCGGCCGGCTTCAACGCGCTCGGCGCCGCCGAGGCCGAGGCGGAGCTGCTGGCGTGCTGCGCCTCCCGGGCCTTCGCCCGCGCGGTGGCCGCGCGGCGCCCCTACCCTGACCTCGCCGGGCTGACCGCGGCCGCGGGTGCCGCCGTACGCGATCTGGCCTGGCCGGACGTCCAGGAGGCGCTGGCCGCGCATCCTCGGATCGGTGAGCCGCCCCGCGAGGGTGGCCGGGCCGCCCCCCCGTCCCCGGCGAGGATCGGTGAGCCGCCCCGCGACGGCGGCCGGGCGGCGCGGGAGACGTCCTGGTCCCGGCAGGAGCAGTCCGGCGTGGACACGGCCGGCCGGACGGTGCTCGACGGGCTGGCCGAGGGCAACCGGGCCTACGAGGAGCGGTTCGGCCACGTCTACCTCGTCTGCGCCACCGGCATGACGGCCGAGGAGATGCTGAGCCGCCTGCGGGAACGGCTGCGCAACGACGACGCGACGGAGCGCGACGTCGTCCGGGCCGAGCTGGCCCGCATCACCTGCCTGCGCGTGGCGAAACTGCTGGGGGACGCGCCATGA
- a CDS encoding amidohydrolase → MRLDALFVNGRFTTLDPGRPEATRLGVFGGRIAGLNEELDGVTADLVVDLGGAPVVPGFNDAHHHLSMRGQRLRELDLRESQVGSLDELYAKVAERAAGLPPDAWVRGAGYDQNKLGAHPTREALDRASGGRPVWLQHVSGHMGVASTEAFARMGFSRVEDVPEVPGGTVGRDAAGLPDGLLTEQAQELANRVLRPVTHEDYIRGLALASRVAAAEGLTSFTEPGVGHGLAGNGSWDVAAFQEAVRQGLLLQRATLMPGSPNLHDVGNGQFGLDLGIGTGLGDERLRIGPVKLFSDGSLIGRTAAMCCDYQGEPGNRGLLQEDAEALRTFILRAHASDWQIATHAIGDHAVEVILDAYEEAQARHPRPDARHRIEHCAVTSDAQVARIARLGVIPVPQGRFISELGDGMLAALGPERARGCYRQRSFLDAGIPLPGSSDCPVTDGAPLLGIHDLVNQRTAGGVPFNPAEALTVAQALHAYTAGSAHAVHEDHLKGVLSRGRLADFAVLSDDLFAVPAERIRDLTVAATAVGGVLVHDAAGFAR, encoded by the coding sequence ATGCGTCTCGACGCACTGTTCGTCAACGGCCGGTTCACCACGCTGGACCCCGGCCGGCCCGAGGCCACCCGTCTGGGCGTGTTCGGCGGCCGGATCGCGGGGCTCAACGAGGAGCTGGACGGCGTCACCGCCGATCTGGTGGTCGACCTCGGCGGCGCGCCGGTGGTGCCCGGCTTCAACGACGCCCACCACCACCTGAGCATGCGCGGCCAGCGGCTGCGCGAGCTCGACCTGCGCGAGAGCCAGGTGGGGTCGCTGGACGAGCTGTACGCGAAGGTGGCCGAGCGGGCGGCCGGGCTGCCCCCGGACGCGTGGGTCCGGGGCGCCGGCTACGACCAGAACAAGCTGGGGGCCCACCCCACGCGCGAGGCCCTGGACAGGGCCTCGGGCGGGCGTCCCGTCTGGCTGCAGCACGTCTCGGGACACATGGGCGTCGCCAGCACCGAGGCCTTCGCCCGGATGGGCTTCTCCCGCGTGGAGGACGTCCCGGAGGTTCCCGGCGGCACCGTCGGGCGCGACGCCGCCGGGCTGCCCGACGGCCTGCTCACCGAGCAGGCCCAGGAGCTCGCCAACCGCGTGCTGCGGCCGGTGACCCACGAGGACTACATCCGGGGCCTCGCGCTCGCGAGCCGGGTGGCCGCGGCCGAGGGCCTGACCAGCTTCACCGAGCCGGGGGTCGGCCACGGCCTGGCCGGAAACGGCTCCTGGGACGTGGCCGCCTTCCAGGAGGCCGTACGGCAGGGCCTGCTGCTGCAGCGGGCCACCCTCATGCCGGGCTCGCCCAACCTCCACGACGTGGGGAACGGCCAGTTCGGGCTGGACCTGGGGATCGGCACCGGCCTGGGTGACGAACGGCTGCGGATCGGCCCGGTCAAGCTCTTCTCCGACGGCTCGCTGATCGGCAGGACCGCGGCGATGTGCTGCGACTACCAGGGGGAGCCTGGCAACCGGGGCCTGCTGCAGGAGGACGCCGAGGCGCTGCGTACGTTCATCCTGCGCGCCCACGCCTCCGACTGGCAGATCGCTACGCACGCCATCGGCGACCACGCGGTGGAGGTGATCCTGGACGCCTACGAGGAGGCCCAGGCCCGCCACCCGCGTCCCGACGCCCGCCACCGGATCGAGCACTGCGCGGTCACCAGCGACGCCCAGGTGGCCAGGATCGCCCGCCTCGGCGTGATCCCGGTCCCGCAGGGCCGGTTCATCTCCGAGCTCGGCGACGGCATGCTCGCCGCGCTCGGGCCCGAACGGGCGCGCGGCTGCTACCGGCAGCGGTCCTTCCTCGACGCCGGGATCCCGCTGCCGGGCAGCTCCGACTGCCCGGTCACCGACGGGGCCCCGCTGCTGGGCATTCACGACCTGGTCAACCAGCGCACCGCCGGCGGGGTCCCCTTCAACCCCGCCGAGGCGCTCACCGTCGCGCAGGCGCTGCACGCCTACACCGCCGGCTCCGCGCACGCCGTGCACGAGGACCACCTGAAGGGCGTGCTGAGCCGCGGCAGGCTGGCCGACTTCGCCGTGCTCTCCGACGACCTGTTCGCGGTGCCCGCCGAGCGCATCCGCGACCTCACGGTGGCCGCCACCGCGGTCGGCGGCGTCCTGGTCCACGACGCCGCGGGCTTCGCCCGCTGA
- a CDS encoding deoxyribonuclease IV, with the protein MTSLSLIGGQVSVTGGLAKGGLQYASDIGAEMIQVFVSNPRGWTPAMGNPVQDAKLIESGVLSFVHAPYLINMGSPSADTLEKSVATVRHGLLRSHAIGAAGMVIHTGSAVSQPREDALRQLHEHLLPLLEEIPDDGPDLLLEPMAGQGAMLCATVQDLEPYLAALDWHPKAGICLDTCHAFAAGHDLSTVEGVGETLDALHAIAPGRLKLIHANDSKDVCDSKKDRHENIGAGHIGMEPFAELMRHPVSAGVPLCIETPGGVDKHREDIELLKKLRDGNAGD; encoded by the coding sequence ATGACTTCTCTCTCCCTCATCGGCGGACAGGTGTCCGTCACCGGCGGCCTGGCCAAGGGCGGCCTGCAGTACGCCTCGGACATCGGCGCCGAGATGATCCAGGTGTTCGTCAGCAACCCCCGGGGCTGGACGCCGGCGATGGGCAACCCCGTCCAGGACGCCAAGCTCATCGAGTCGGGCGTGCTCTCCTTCGTGCACGCCCCCTACCTCATCAACATGGGCTCTCCCAGCGCCGACACGCTGGAGAAATCGGTGGCCACCGTACGGCACGGCCTGCTGCGCTCCCACGCGATCGGCGCCGCGGGCATGGTGATCCACACGGGATCGGCGGTGAGCCAGCCCAGGGAAGACGCCCTGCGCCAGTTGCACGAGCACCTGCTCCCCCTTCTGGAGGAGATCCCCGACGACGGCCCGGACCTGCTGCTGGAGCCGATGGCCGGGCAGGGCGCCATGCTCTGCGCGACCGTCCAGGACCTGGAGCCCTATCTCGCCGCCCTCGACTGGCACCCGAAGGCGGGGATCTGCCTGGACACCTGCCACGCCTTCGCCGCCGGCCACGACCTGTCGACCGTCGAAGGCGTCGGGGAGACCCTCGACGCGCTGCACGCGATCGCCCCCGGGCGGCTCAAGCTGATCCACGCCAACGATTCCAAGGACGTGTGCGACTCCAAGAAGGACCGGCACGAGAACATCGGCGCGGGTCACATCGGCATGGAGCCCTTCGCGGAGCTGATGCGTCACCCGGTGTCCGCCGGAGTGCCGCTCTGCATCGAGACTCCGGGCGGCGTCGACAAGCACCGTGAGGACATCGAGCTGCTGAAGAAGCTCCGCGACGGCAACGCCGGGGACTGA
- the pucL gene encoding factor-independent urate hydroxylase has product MAVILGPNRYGKAETRVVRVVRDGGVHHIKDVNVSSALSGDMDEAHLSGDNTAILPTDTQKNTAYAFARKYGVDQIEDFALLLARHYVSSQPAVHHARVEIEEYFWDRIPVQGPSGERHSFVRSGREVRTCVVHHDRDGTTTVLSGLKDLVVLNSTGSEFHGFAVDEYTTLQPVTDRILATEVSAAWRHVSDGSPFGKSYSEVRRCLLEAFAETHSLSLQQTLYAMGKRVLETRGEICEVRLAMPNKHHFPVDLTPFGLDNPDEVFYAADRPYGLIEGAVLDDDAPAARFAWE; this is encoded by the coding sequence ATGGCCGTCATTCTCGGCCCCAACCGCTACGGCAAGGCGGAGACCCGGGTGGTCCGCGTCGTCAGGGACGGCGGTGTCCACCACATCAAGGACGTCAACGTCAGCTCCGCGCTCTCGGGCGACATGGACGAGGCCCACCTGAGCGGGGACAACACCGCGATCCTGCCGACGGACACCCAGAAGAACACCGCCTACGCCTTCGCCCGGAAGTACGGCGTCGACCAGATCGAGGACTTCGCGCTCCTGCTGGCCCGCCACTACGTCAGCTCCCAGCCCGCCGTCCACCACGCCCGGGTGGAGATCGAGGAGTACTTCTGGGACCGCATCCCCGTCCAGGGGCCGTCCGGGGAGCGGCACTCCTTCGTCCGCTCGGGCAGGGAGGTGCGCACCTGCGTCGTCCACCACGACCGGGACGGGACCACCACCGTGCTGTCCGGCCTGAAGGACCTGGTGGTGCTCAACTCGACCGGCTCGGAGTTCCACGGCTTCGCCGTGGACGAGTACACCACCCTCCAGCCGGTCACCGACCGCATCCTGGCCACCGAGGTGTCGGCCGCTTGGCGGCATGTCTCCGACGGCTCCCCGTTCGGCAAGTCATACAGTGAGGTGCGGCGATGCCTTCTGGAGGCGTTCGCCGAGACCCACAGCCTGTCGTTGCAGCAGACGCTCTACGCGATGGGCAAGCGGGTGCTGGAGACCCGCGGCGAGATCTGCGAGGTGCGCCTGGCGATGCCGAACAAGCACCACTTCCCGGTGGACCTGACGCCGTTCGGGCTGGACAACCCGGACGAGGTCTTCTACGCCGCCGACCGTCCCTACGGGCTCATCGAGGGCGCCGTGCTCGACGACGACGCCCCCGCCGCCCGGTTCGCGTGGGAGTGA
- a CDS encoding MFS transporter yields the protein MSKTNARGAGIASFVGTSIEWYDFYIYGTASALIFGRLFFPEASPTAGVMASFATFWVGFLARPLGGVIFGHLGDRIGRKGTLVATLLLMGGATTLVGVLPTYESIGMLAPILLAVLRLVQGIAVGGEWGGAVLIAAEHAGPKRVFYAAFAQQGSPAGSILATGMFALVSLMPDEAFLSYGWRIPFLASAVLLAIGLVIRLKVEESPEFVKMRDQREVAKLPVAEVFRTAWPLVLLGIGASGVGIASAYFTNTFILSWATTDLGIAKGTMLNVLLIVAVVQFVTQPIGAVLGQKWGAARYMLIAFSALLVCTPITFLMVGTGSPTMATLGLALSIVFGGSSYAALAGFLAEVFPARVRYTGISLAYQLCGALIGGTAPMIAQALLGWSGTIWAVVIQYIAIILLTMACVAALHRRSAATAEPVPVGA from the coding sequence ATGAGCAAGACGAACGCCCGCGGCGCGGGCATCGCCTCCTTCGTCGGCACCTCCATCGAGTGGTACGACTTCTACATCTACGGCACCGCGTCCGCGCTGATCTTCGGCAGGCTCTTCTTCCCGGAGGCCAGCCCGACCGCCGGCGTGATGGCGTCCTTCGCCACGTTCTGGGTGGGCTTCCTGGCCCGGCCGCTGGGTGGTGTGATCTTCGGTCACCTGGGCGACCGCATCGGCCGCAAGGGCACGCTGGTGGCCACGCTGCTGCTGATGGGCGGCGCGACCACGCTCGTGGGCGTGCTGCCCACCTACGAGTCGATCGGCATGCTCGCCCCGATCCTGCTGGCCGTCCTGCGCCTGGTGCAGGGCATCGCGGTCGGCGGCGAGTGGGGCGGCGCGGTGCTGATCGCCGCCGAGCACGCCGGGCCGAAGCGCGTCTTCTACGCCGCCTTCGCCCAGCAGGGCTCCCCGGCCGGCTCGATCCTCGCCACCGGCATGTTCGCCCTGGTCAGCCTGATGCCCGACGAGGCCTTCCTGTCGTACGGCTGGCGTATCCCGTTCCTGGCGTCCGCCGTGCTGCTGGCGATCGGGCTGGTCATCCGGCTCAAGGTCGAGGAGTCGCCGGAGTTCGTGAAGATGCGCGACCAGCGCGAGGTGGCCAAGCTCCCCGTCGCGGAGGTCTTCCGTACGGCGTGGCCGCTGGTCCTGCTCGGCATCGGCGCGAGCGGCGTCGGCATCGCCTCCGCCTACTTCACCAACACCTTCATCCTGTCCTGGGCCACCACCGACCTGGGCATCGCCAAGGGCACCATGCTGAACGTGCTGCTCATCGTGGCGGTCGTGCAGTTCGTCACCCAGCCGATCGGCGCGGTGCTCGGCCAGAAGTGGGGCGCCGCCCGCTACATGCTGATCGCCTTCTCGGCGCTGCTGGTCTGCACGCCGATCACGTTCCTGATGGTGGGCACCGGCTCGCCCACGATGGCCACGCTGGGCCTGGCGCTGAGCATCGTGTTCGGCGGCTCGTCCTACGCCGCGCTGGCCGGGTTCCTGGCCGAGGTGTTCCCCGCCCGGGTCCGCTACACCGGCATCTCGCTGGCCTACCAGCTCTGCGGCGCGCTGATCGGCGGCACCGCCCCGATGATCGCTCAGGCCCTGCTGGGCTGGTCCGGCACGATCTGGGCGGTCGTCATCCAGTACATCGCCATCATCCTGCTCACCATGGCCTGTGTCGCCGCGCTGCACCGCCGCTCGGCGGCCACCGCCGAGCCGGTTCCCGTGGGCGCCTGA
- a CDS encoding urease subunit alpha, producing the protein MSSVSRDTYNKLYGPTAGDRVRLGDTCLWIEIERDDVPHGDELLGGCGKTLRDGLLAAPRGDRDSALDVVVAGVVLMDPVLGVRKTHIGVKDGRIVPFEGAVIDSHTAIVPGEGLIATPGVVDSHVHLSSPEIAPAALASGVTTVVGMGLGGVWDVGCNPAHNLHTLMSAWRGTPLNVAFLARGSSSSSTLLEEAVLAGAGGFKIHEDFGATPRIVDTCLGVAEQADLPVALHSDSMNESGYLADTVGATRGRTVHAYHVEGGGGHPDLLEILGEPNILASSTTPTIPYTTNTVGELFPMTMTVHRQNHHIDSDVEVTRTRLRVHGIAAENVLHDLGAISIVNSDSMGMGRVAETVRRTWQLAHLQALRAGTPGVDNARVLRYLAKLTLNPAIAHGLAHEVGTLQPGRLADIVLWHPAWFGTKPELVLKGGFVAHGVSGSGSGSTRLTQPRTYRPYFGGLGDAPSRLSRVFVAHEALDSAESRDALPTGLRYAAIRHSRGLTRADMCRNTATPQVEVPRDPGPVLVDGTEVGVAPATEVPLARLHHFA; encoded by the coding sequence ATGAGCAGTGTCTCCCGCGACACCTACAACAAGCTTTACGGCCCGACGGCCGGGGACCGGGTCCGGCTCGGCGACACCTGCCTGTGGATCGAGATCGAGCGTGACGACGTCCCGCACGGCGACGAGCTGCTCGGCGGCTGCGGCAAGACACTGCGCGACGGCCTGCTGGCCGCCCCCCGCGGCGACCGGGACTCGGCGCTGGACGTGGTGGTGGCCGGGGTCGTGCTGATGGACCCGGTGCTGGGCGTGCGCAAGACCCACATCGGCGTCAAGGACGGCCGCATCGTCCCCTTCGAGGGCGCCGTCATCGACTCCCACACCGCGATAGTGCCCGGCGAGGGGCTGATCGCCACCCCCGGCGTCGTCGACTCGCACGTGCACCTGTCCTCACCCGAGATCGCCCCGGCGGCGCTGGCCTCCGGCGTCACGACGGTCGTGGGCATGGGCCTGGGCGGCGTCTGGGACGTGGGCTGCAACCCGGCGCACAACCTGCACACGCTGATGAGCGCCTGGCGCGGCACCCCGCTGAACGTCGCGTTCCTGGCCCGGGGATCCTCCAGCTCCTCGACGCTGCTGGAGGAGGCGGTGCTGGCCGGGGCCGGCGGTTTCAAGATCCACGAGGACTTCGGCGCCACCCCGCGCATCGTGGACACCTGCCTCGGCGTCGCCGAGCAGGCGGACCTGCCGGTGGCGTTGCACTCGGACTCGATGAACGAGTCCGGCTACCTCGCCGACACCGTCGGCGCCACGCGGGGCCGTACCGTGCACGCCTACCACGTCGAAGGCGGCGGCGGCCATCCCGACCTGCTGGAGATCCTCGGCGAGCCGAACATCCTCGCCTCCTCCACCACGCCGACCATCCCCTACACCACCAACACGGTCGGCGAGCTGTTCCCGATGACGATGACCGTGCACCGGCAGAACCACCACATCGACAGCGACGTGGAGGTGACGAGGACCCGGCTGCGCGTCCACGGCATCGCCGCCGAGAACGTGCTGCACGACCTCGGCGCCATCAGCATCGTCAACTCTGACTCCATGGGCATGGGCCGGGTCGCCGAGACCGTCCGCCGCACCTGGCAGCTGGCCCACCTGCAGGCCCTGCGCGCGGGGACCCCCGGCGTCGACAACGCCCGGGTGCTGCGGTACCTGGCCAAGCTGACCCTGAACCCGGCCATCGCCCACGGCCTCGCCCACGAGGTGGGCACCCTGCAGCCGGGCCGTCTGGCCGACATCGTGCTGTGGCACCCCGCCTGGTTCGGCACCAAGCCCGAGCTCGTGCTCAAGGGCGGCTTCGTCGCCCACGGCGTGTCCGGCAGCGGCTCGGGCTCCACCCGGCTCACCCAGCCCCGCACCTACCGCCCCTACTTCGGCGGGCTCGGCGACGCGCCGAGCCGGCTGTCGCGGGTCTTCGTCGCCCACGAGGCGCTCGACTCCGCCGAATCCCGTGACGCGCTGCCCACCGGCCTGCGCTACGCGGCCATCCGGCACTCACGCGGCCTGACCAGGGCCGACATGTGCCGCAACACCGCGACCCCGCAGGTCGAGGTGCCCCGCGATCCCGGTCCCGTCCTGGTGGACGGGACCGAGGTCGGCGTGGCCCCCGCGACCGAGGTGCCGCTCGCCCGTCTCCACCACTTCGCCTAA
- a CDS encoding (2Fe-2S)-binding protein, whose translation MRVSFTVNGRAETADDVWEGESLLYVLRERVGLPGSKNACEQGECGSCTVYLDGVPVCACLVAAGQAEGREVRTVEGLAEGDRLDPVQEAFVECGAVQCGFCTPGLVVQAHDLIERIPRPSDAEIREALAGNLCRCTGYEKILDAVRLAAARKAAAP comes from the coding sequence ATGCGCGTCAGCTTCACCGTCAACGGCCGTGCGGAGACGGCCGACGACGTCTGGGAGGGCGAGAGCCTGCTGTACGTCCTGCGCGAGCGGGTGGGCCTGCCCGGCTCCAAGAACGCCTGCGAGCAGGGCGAATGCGGGTCGTGCACGGTCTACCTCGACGGCGTCCCCGTCTGCGCCTGCCTGGTGGCGGCCGGTCAGGCCGAGGGCCGGGAGGTCCGCACGGTCGAGGGGCTCGCCGAGGGCGACCGGCTCGACCCGGTCCAGGAGGCCTTCGTCGAGTGCGGCGCCGTCCAGTGCGGCTTCTGCACCCCCGGCCTCGTCGTCCAGGCCCACGACCTGATCGAGCGGATCCCGCGGCCCTCCGACGCCGAGATCCGCGAGGCCCTGGCGGGCAACCTGTGCCGGTGCACCGGCTACGAGAAGATCCTCGACGCCGTACGGCTCGCCGCGGCACGGAAGGCGGCGGCCCCGTGA
- the uraH gene encoding hydroxyisourate hydrolase: MSLSTHVLDAALGRPAAGVAVRLERAGTVLAEGVTDADGRIGGWAPGEGAHRLVFDTGGYFAARAVDAFYPEVSIDFTVGDPDEHYHVPLLLSPFAYSTYRGS; this comes from the coding sequence ATGAGCCTGTCCACGCACGTCCTGGACGCCGCGCTGGGCAGGCCCGCGGCCGGCGTCGCCGTACGGCTGGAGCGGGCGGGCACGGTGCTCGCCGAGGGCGTCACCGACGCCGACGGCCGGATCGGGGGCTGGGCGCCCGGGGAGGGCGCGCACCGGCTGGTCTTCGACACCGGCGGCTACTTCGCCGCCCGGGCGGTGGACGCCTTCTACCCGGAGGTCTCGATCGATTTCACCGTCGGGGACCCGGACGAGCACTACCACGTGCCCCTGCTGCTGAGCCCGTTCGCCTATTCGACGTATCGAGGGAGCTAG
- the ureA gene encoding urease subunit gamma gives MHLTPREQERLTIFTVAELARRRRSRGRRLNAPEAIALICDEILEQAWDGASLEEVVSAAQTLLTAGDVMDGVPSLVTHVQVEALFPNGTALVAVDAPFGPAAGQGPGWVEAGEGSVELNAGRERRTLPVLNEGDRTVYVSSHFPLTEVNAALAFDRERAAGMRLDIPAGTATAFPPGETLEVEVVVRSS, from the coding sequence GTGCACCTGACACCCCGTGAGCAGGAGCGGCTCACCATCTTCACCGTGGCGGAACTGGCGCGCCGCAGGCGCTCCCGGGGCCGCCGTCTCAACGCCCCGGAGGCGATCGCGCTCATCTGCGACGAGATCCTGGAGCAAGCCTGGGACGGCGCCTCGCTGGAGGAGGTCGTGTCCGCCGCCCAGACCCTGCTGACCGCCGGGGACGTGATGGACGGCGTGCCGTCCCTGGTCACACACGTGCAGGTGGAGGCGCTCTTCCCGAACGGCACGGCGCTGGTGGCGGTGGACGCCCCCTTCGGCCCCGCCGCCGGGCAGGGGCCGGGCTGGGTCGAGGCCGGCGAGGGCTCGGTGGAGCTGAACGCGGGGCGCGAGCGGCGCACGCTGCCGGTGCTCAACGAGGGCGACCGCACCGTCTACGTGTCCTCCCACTTCCCGCTGACGGAGGTCAACGCCGCCCTCGCCTTCGACAGGGAGCGGGCGGCCGGAATGCGGCTGGACATCCCGGCGGGCACGGCGACGGCCTTCCCGCCCGGCGAGACCCTGGAGGTCGAAGTGGTGGTGAGGTCGTCATGA
- a CDS encoding PucR family transcriptional regulator has product MPNEVLSRLALERLADLQGLIEVWTDQVMALESYAGGLVPREEVREGARIGFALILRHVAEGEVPPELAEHSERLGERRAGQGVPLASLLAAGRLDARALWQGLVERAGPEDMTELLRSAHLVWEAVEQHVTGLMAGYQRAVLEMGRQREDQRRAWFARLLDNDGRNPDVVRDAGQVLGFDVSGRFFVAVADPGASAELRAAATVMASSGLRCHRHESPTGDMLVAQPSGRVGVPEKTVLGLLGGVRCGVSPPVDELAQVPHAVRLAAAAARAAGPDTEGPQRLEERWLDVFAAHSPELAAELAERVLGPLAAIGAAERDRLLETVRTHLSGTGSIADTAVALYCHRNTVQHRFARFRDLTGRDVRAPGDAAVVALALRAAALNPAR; this is encoded by the coding sequence GTGCCCAATGAAGTGCTCTCACGCCTGGCCCTTGAGCGGCTGGCCGACCTCCAGGGCCTCATCGAGGTCTGGACCGACCAGGTGATGGCGCTGGAGTCGTACGCCGGAGGGCTCGTGCCCCGCGAGGAGGTCAGGGAGGGCGCGCGGATCGGGTTCGCGCTCATCCTGCGGCACGTCGCCGAGGGCGAGGTCCCGCCCGAGCTGGCCGAGCACTCCGAGCGTCTGGGGGAGCGGCGGGCCGGGCAGGGCGTGCCGCTGGCGTCCCTGCTGGCCGCCGGCCGCCTGGACGCGCGGGCGCTGTGGCAGGGCCTGGTCGAGCGGGCCGGTCCGGAGGACATGACCGAGCTGCTGCGCAGCGCGCACCTGGTCTGGGAGGCGGTCGAGCAGCACGTCACCGGGCTGATGGCGGGCTACCAGCGGGCGGTGCTGGAGATGGGCAGGCAGCGAGAGGACCAGCGCCGCGCCTGGTTCGCCCGGCTCCTCGACAACGACGGCCGCAACCCCGACGTGGTGCGGGACGCCGGGCAGGTGCTGGGCTTCGACGTCTCGGGCCGGTTCTTCGTGGCGGTGGCCGACCCGGGGGCGAGCGCCGAGCTGCGTGCCGCGGCGACCGTGATGGCCTCCTCGGGCCTGCGCTGCCACCGCCACGAGTCGCCGACCGGCGACATGCTCGTGGCCCAGCCCTCCGGAAGGGTGGGCGTCCCGGAGAAGACCGTGCTGGGCCTGCTGGGCGGCGTGCGGTGCGGGGTGTCACCCCCGGTGGACGAGCTCGCCCAGGTCCCCCATGCCGTCCGGCTGGCGGCGGCGGCCGCGCGGGCCGCCGGCCCGGACACCGAGGGGCCCCAGCGGCTGGAGGAGCGCTGGCTGGACGTCTTCGCCGCGCACAGCCCGGAGCTCGCCGCCGAGCTCGCCGAGCGGGTGCTGGGCCCGCTGGCCGCCATCGGCGCGGCCGAACGCGACCGGTTGCTGGAGACCGTGCGCACCCACCTGTCGGGCACCGGGTCGATCGCCGACACCGCGGTCGCGCTCTACTGCCACCGCAACACGGTCCAGCACCGCTTCGCCCGCTTCCGCGACCTCACCGGCCGCGACGTCCGCGCTCCCGGCGACGCCGCCGTCGTCGCCCTCGCCCTGCGCGCCGCGGCCCTGAACCCGGCCAGGTGA
- a CDS encoding FAD binding domain-containing protein — protein sequence MEFLRPATWAEALEAKAAMPGAAPIQGGTDMMVEINFDVHRPDALLDLNRVAELARWTTEEDGRLRVGAGVPYARLIAELGDRLPGLAQAARTVGSPQIRNRGTVGGNLGAASPAGDSHPPLLAGDAVIEVESAARGVRMIPAAEFYLGVKRSALRPDELIRAFWMSPASGPQYFSKVGTRNAMVIAVCSFAIALHPGERRVGTGIGSAAPTPRRAVAAEEFLAAELDWDARLDPEVLRRFGELASEAASPIDDVRGTAGYRRHAIGVMARRTLTWAWNEFRSGHLGRRAG from the coding sequence GTGGAATTCCTGCGACCCGCCACGTGGGCGGAGGCACTGGAGGCCAAGGCCGCCATGCCCGGCGCGGCGCCCATCCAGGGCGGCACCGACATGATGGTGGAGATCAACTTCGACGTCCACCGGCCCGACGCGCTGCTCGACCTGAACCGGGTCGCCGAGCTCGCCCGGTGGACCACCGAGGAGGACGGCCGGCTCCGGGTCGGCGCGGGCGTGCCGTACGCGCGGCTGATCGCCGAACTCGGCGACCGGCTGCCGGGCCTGGCGCAGGCGGCGCGCACGGTCGGCTCCCCGCAGATCCGCAACCGCGGCACCGTGGGAGGCAATCTCGGCGCGGCCTCGCCCGCCGGGGACAGCCACCCGCCGCTGCTCGCCGGGGACGCGGTCATCGAGGTCGAGTCCGCTGCCCGGGGCGTGCGGATGATCCCCGCCGCCGAGTTCTACCTCGGGGTCAAGCGGAGCGCCCTGCGGCCGGACGAGCTGATCCGGGCGTTCTGGATGAGCCCCGCGAGCGGCCCGCAGTACTTCTCCAAGGTCGGCACCCGCAACGCCATGGTGATCGCGGTCTGCTCGTTCGCGATCGCGCTGCATCCCGGCGAGCGGCGGGTGGGCACCGGCATCGGCTCGGCCGCTCCGACCCCCCGCCGGGCCGTCGCGGCCGAGGAGTTCCTCGCCGCCGAACTCGACTGGGACGCCCGGCTGGATCCCGAGGTGCTCAGGCGCTTCGGCGAGCTGGCGTCGGAGGCGGCCTCGCCGATCGACGACGTCCGCGGCACCGCCGGTTACCGCAGGCACGCCATCGGGGTGATGGCGCGCCGCACCCTGACCTGGGCATGGAACGAGTTCCGGTCCGGGCACCTCGGAAGGAGGGCGGGCTGA